The window CTGGTCGGAGACCGAGCGGTTCCGGCAGCTCTATCCGCGCGTGCACCTCGACCCAGGTGTGCTTTACACCGACGACGGCGACGTGCTCACCTCCGCGGGCGTCGCCTCCGGGATCGACCTGTGCCTGCACGTGGTGCGGCGGGACCACGGCGCCGCCGTCGCGCAGGACGTCGCACGCCGCACCGTGGTGCCACCGCACCGCGACGGCGGCCAGGCGCAGTACATCAGGCTGCCGGTGACGGGCACCGAGCGGACCGGCGGCCTCGGGACAGACGGTGTTGGCCACCGCGGCACGGGCACCGCCGCCACCCGCGCCTGGGCGGGCGACCGGCTGGGCGAGGCGCTGACCCTGTCCGCGATGGCCCGGCACGCCGCGATGTCGGTGCGGACGTTCACCCGCAGGTTCCGTGACGAGACCGGCGAGAGCCCCGGTCAGTGGCTCACCCGGCAGCGGGTCGAAGCCGCGCGGACGCTGCTGGAGGCGAGCGACCTACCGGTCGAGCAGATCGCGCGGAACTGCGGCTTCGGCACGGCGCAGTCCCTGCGGGCCCACGTGCAGTCGGCCCTGGGCGTGACGCCGTCGGCTTACCGCCGCACATTCCACCGCGCGGCGTGAACAAACCGGCGTCACCAAACCGAAGCCAGTTCGCCGACCACGCGGCCGACTGAGCGCCTAAAGTGAATGACATGGGACGCGCCGCACAGAAAGCCCTGACAGCCGCCACCGCCGCCGCGCTGCTGCTGGCCGGGTGCACCGCGGGCGGCGACCAGCCGGGGCCCGAGGACACGAGCCCCGCGCCGATCGTCTCCGTGCCGGC is drawn from Promicromonospora sp. Populi and contains these coding sequences:
- a CDS encoding GlxA family transcriptional regulator; the protein is MAPQTVRKTVHRHRVAVLIRPGFIPFELGIPHRIFGIARDTEHQPLYEVVTCTPGGPGLVRSDSDVAVQVEHGPEALETADTVVVPASHTTGPDGADPDSTAQQLTPELAQALARIRPGARLMSICTGAFVLASAGLLDGRPATTHWSETERFRQLYPRVHLDPGVLYTDDGDVLTSAGVASGIDLCLHVVRRDHGAAVAQDVARRTVVPPHRDGGQAQYIRLPVTGTERTGGLGTDGVGHRGTGTAATRAWAGDRLGEALTLSAMARHAAMSVRTFTRRFRDETGESPGQWLTRQRVEAARTLLEASDLPVEQIARNCGFGTAQSLRAHVQSALGVTPSAYRRTFHRAA